In Strigops habroptila isolate Jane chromosome 2, bStrHab1.2.pri, whole genome shotgun sequence, one genomic interval encodes:
- the IL18R1 gene encoding interleukin-18 receptor 1 isoform X2: MTLMICFLMLSFESATGKLCPLRASIDVLEGEYFFLCYLESMQEHFQEGAYTINWYKDNAGKQELIKETHRIVSQMNFLEFWPVELGDSGHYSVIHSGKQNLTIQKWTLNVLERNKSSCFNKNHLTTEIKNAGTGHSLKCSDLSVNENDSITWYKDCKSYENETERELDFETLTVQHSGIYTCKILISHEGKIYQSTNTIKLVVEADAPEAVTLEIVGRHEEIETEIGKEEILNCTGFLGYYMPEDASLYWLINQEFPEKCTGIPENEPSICEEEFKKLQLGNKFYVTRLLQIKKVTDEDMHHNFTCMLQADERTQIKIVKLKKGNTRDLPVHIFTTGMVLAVLFPCVAVAAVFVCVMFRVDLVLFYRNICRRDDTARDGKEYDAFVSCLKDCISPTEEEREFALKILPMILEENFGYKLCIFERDVSPGGAVVDDIHSFIDKSRRLIIILSQNYISDRAIYELESGLHKALVERKTKIILIEYMPISDYSFLPESLSLLPSKRVVKWKKDKSLPVNSRFWKNLRYLMPAKPTKINIKGHYNNLDLGSQGPQPRTKGCDFNEVA, translated from the exons atgactctaatgatttgttttttaatgcttaGTTTTGAATCTGCCACTG GGAAGCTGTGTCCCCTTCGTGCTTCCATTGATGTGCTAGAAGgggaatattttttcctttgttatctTGAGTCAATGCAGGAACATTTTCAGGAAGGAGCATACACAATAAACTGGTACAAAGATAATGCTGGAAAGCAGGAACTGATAAAGGAAACACATAGAATTGTTTCTCAAATGAATTTTCTGGAGTTTTGGCCAGTTGAACTCGGTGACTCTGGGCATTACTCTGTCATTCACAG tGGAAAACAGAATCTCACCATTCAAAAGTGGACCTTGAATGTacttgaaagaaacaaaagcagctgtttcaaCAAAAATCATTTaactacagaaattaaaaatgctggaaCTGGTCAttcactgaaatgcagtgaTTTGTCTGTCAATGAAAATGACAGCATAACATGGTACAAG GACTGCAAGAGCTATGAAAACGAAACAGAGCGGGAACTGGATTTTGAAACCTTAACAGTACAGCACTCAGGGATATATACCTGTAAAATTTTAATCAGTCATGAAGGAAAGATATACCAGAGCACAAATACAATTAAGCTGGTAGTAGAAGCAG ATGCACCAGAGGCTGTAACTTTGGAGATAGTTGGACGCCATGAAgaaattgaaacagaaatag GTAAAGAAGAGATACTCAATTGCACAGGATTCTTGGGTTATTATATGCCAGAAGATGCCAGCCTCTACTGGTTAATTAATCAAGAGTTTCCAGAAAAATGCACAGGTATCCCTGAGAATGAGCCTTCAATATGTGAAGAAGAATTCAAAAAATTACA GCTGGGAAACAAGTTCTATGTCACAAGGCTACTACAGATTAAAAAAGTAACAGACGAGGACATGCATCATAATTTCACCTGCATGTTGCAAGCTGATGAAagaacacaaattaaaatagtGAAACTGAAGAAAG GGAACACCCGAGATTTGCCTGTGCACATATTTACAACTGGAATGGTCCTTGCTGTACTATTTCCATGCGTTGCTGTAGCTGCGGTGTTTGTCTGTGTGATGTTTAGAGTCGACTTAGTTCTATTTTACAGGAACATATGCAGAAGAGATGACACTGCTAGAG ATGGAAAAGAATATGATGCATTTGTGTCTTGCCTGAAAGACTGTATTTCTCCTactgaagaagagagagaatttGCTTTGAAGATATTGCCCATGATATTAGAAGAAAACTTTGGGTACAAGTTATGTATATTTGAGAGGGATGTATCCCCTGGAGGAG CGGTTGTTGATGATATCCATTCATTCATTGACAAAAGCCGAAGATTAATCATTATACTGAGCCAGAACTACATTTCTGACAGAGCCATATACGAACTTGAGAGTGGACTGCATAAAGCCCTAGTTGAAAGGAAAACTAAGATCATATTAATTGAGTACATGCCAATAAGTGACTACAGTTTCTTGCCAGAATCACTGTCTCTTTTACCATCAAAGAGGGTTGTGAAGTGGAAAAAGGATAAATCTCTTCCTGTGAATTCCAGATTTTGGAAGAACCTTCGGTACCTGATGCCAGCGAAACCTACCAAGATAAACATCAAAGGGCACTATAATAATCTTGACCTAGGCTCACAAGGGCCTCAACCACGGACTAAGGGCTGTGACTTTAATGAAGTTGCATAA
- the IL18R1 gene encoding interleukin-18 receptor 1 isoform X1: MTLMICFLMLSFESATGKLCPLRASIDVLEGEYFFLCYLESMQEHFQEGAYTINWYKDNAGKQELIKETHRIVSQMNFLEFWPVELGDSGHYSVIHSSGKQNLTIQKWTLNVLERNKSSCFNKNHLTTEIKNAGTGHSLKCSDLSVNENDSITWYKDCKSYENETERELDFETLTVQHSGIYTCKILISHEGKIYQSTNTIKLVVEADAPEAVTLEIVGRHEEIETEIGKEEILNCTGFLGYYMPEDASLYWLINQEFPEKCTGIPENEPSICEEEFKKLQLGNKFYVTRLLQIKKVTDEDMHHNFTCMLQADERTQIKIVKLKKGNTRDLPVHIFTTGMVLAVLFPCVAVAAVFVCVMFRVDLVLFYRNICRRDDTARDGKEYDAFVSCLKDCISPTEEEREFALKILPMILEENFGYKLCIFERDVSPGGAVVDDIHSFIDKSRRLIIILSQNYISDRAIYELESGLHKALVERKTKIILIEYMPISDYSFLPESLSLLPSKRVVKWKKDKSLPVNSRFWKNLRYLMPAKPTKINIKGHYNNLDLGSQGPQPRTKGCDFNEVA, from the exons atgactctaatgatttgttttttaatgcttaGTTTTGAATCTGCCACTG GGAAGCTGTGTCCCCTTCGTGCTTCCATTGATGTGCTAGAAGgggaatattttttcctttgttatctTGAGTCAATGCAGGAACATTTTCAGGAAGGAGCATACACAATAAACTGGTACAAAGATAATGCTGGAAAGCAGGAACTGATAAAGGAAACACATAGAATTGTTTCTCAAATGAATTTTCTGGAGTTTTGGCCAGTTGAACTCGGTGACTCTGGGCATTACTCTGTCATTCACAG cagtGGAAAACAGAATCTCACCATTCAAAAGTGGACCTTGAATGTacttgaaagaaacaaaagcagctgtttcaaCAAAAATCATTTaactacagaaattaaaaatgctggaaCTGGTCAttcactgaaatgcagtgaTTTGTCTGTCAATGAAAATGACAGCATAACATGGTACAAG GACTGCAAGAGCTATGAAAACGAAACAGAGCGGGAACTGGATTTTGAAACCTTAACAGTACAGCACTCAGGGATATATACCTGTAAAATTTTAATCAGTCATGAAGGAAAGATATACCAGAGCACAAATACAATTAAGCTGGTAGTAGAAGCAG ATGCACCAGAGGCTGTAACTTTGGAGATAGTTGGACGCCATGAAgaaattgaaacagaaatag GTAAAGAAGAGATACTCAATTGCACAGGATTCTTGGGTTATTATATGCCAGAAGATGCCAGCCTCTACTGGTTAATTAATCAAGAGTTTCCAGAAAAATGCACAGGTATCCCTGAGAATGAGCCTTCAATATGTGAAGAAGAATTCAAAAAATTACA GCTGGGAAACAAGTTCTATGTCACAAGGCTACTACAGATTAAAAAAGTAACAGACGAGGACATGCATCATAATTTCACCTGCATGTTGCAAGCTGATGAAagaacacaaattaaaatagtGAAACTGAAGAAAG GGAACACCCGAGATTTGCCTGTGCACATATTTACAACTGGAATGGTCCTTGCTGTACTATTTCCATGCGTTGCTGTAGCTGCGGTGTTTGTCTGTGTGATGTTTAGAGTCGACTTAGTTCTATTTTACAGGAACATATGCAGAAGAGATGACACTGCTAGAG ATGGAAAAGAATATGATGCATTTGTGTCTTGCCTGAAAGACTGTATTTCTCCTactgaagaagagagagaatttGCTTTGAAGATATTGCCCATGATATTAGAAGAAAACTTTGGGTACAAGTTATGTATATTTGAGAGGGATGTATCCCCTGGAGGAG CGGTTGTTGATGATATCCATTCATTCATTGACAAAAGCCGAAGATTAATCATTATACTGAGCCAGAACTACATTTCTGACAGAGCCATATACGAACTTGAGAGTGGACTGCATAAAGCCCTAGTTGAAAGGAAAACTAAGATCATATTAATTGAGTACATGCCAATAAGTGACTACAGTTTCTTGCCAGAATCACTGTCTCTTTTACCATCAAAGAGGGTTGTGAAGTGGAAAAAGGATAAATCTCTTCCTGTGAATTCCAGATTTTGGAAGAACCTTCGGTACCTGATGCCAGCGAAACCTACCAAGATAAACATCAAAGGGCACTATAATAATCTTGACCTAGGCTCACAAGGGCCTCAACCACGGACTAAGGGCTGTGACTTTAATGAAGTTGCATAA
- the IL18RAP gene encoding interleukin-18 receptor accessory protein — MVLKENISEYQPKLIKKIMLTLCWILALFVSGAEVREINVLGCSHAEPQIWYRAISGEEFVLQCALPDRDATHIYNNSLLEQHKVKWFWQKDKEPLKAIKESSNPALQGDALWFKPVRYSDSGVFICVIWEKIPCLKIVLEVQTKKVAKCSAYDTNTVYLLAGNGNSITCPGTKCYSHVKKPEVKWYKDGHQIKHRKTRKSLKLKHNEIRLNPTYDKDAGIYVCDYALYDNTTKWTMRTTVTVEVIAKNTIHPPNFLYPNGVVILEAELGKPLELECRVQFGFERSSLMRVTWKRNNKENINEKLNQETSVYPAGLKGHTLLHVAKLKEVTERDLGSNFTCFAENSVGNATAVIQLKRKQRVFLLHVLCSVISILFALLLCTAFIYQHWIEIVLMYRSYLVHNETTGDGKEFDAFVSYAKLDSSESNSTLISEAKFALELLPDMLETKYGYKLCILERDILPGGAYTDEVVTAIKQSRRAIIILSPAYVSGPSIFELQAAVNCALEDKKIKLVLIKFQAFQEPETLPPVVKKALRILPVITWKSSVSAAPNKFWKYMRYHMPVKSTKMLGNWSLKDFCLRLFSLIYQ, encoded by the exons atggttcttaaagaaaatatttcagaatatcaACCAAAATTGATAAAGAAAATCATGCTCACTTTGTGCTGGATCCTGGCATTATTTGTCAGTGGGGCAGAAGTTAGAGAGATTAACGTGCTAG GATGTTCCCATGCTGAACCTCAAATATGGTATCGTGCAATTAGTGGTGAGGAATTTGTTTTACAATGTGCTTTACCAGATAGAGATGCTACCCACATTTATAATAACTCACTTCTAGAACAACATAAGGTGAAATGGTTCTGGCAAAAAGACAAAGAGCCACTGAAGGCTATCAAGGAAAGCTCTAATCCTGCTCTCCAAGGGGATGCACTTTGGTTTAAACCAGTAAGGTACAGTGATTCTGGAGTGTTCATCTGTGTGATATG GGAAAAAATCCCATGTCTCAAAATTGTTTTGGAGGTTCAAACAAAAAAGGTAGCAAAATGTTCAGCTTATGACACAAACACAGTCTATCTTCTTGCTGGCAATGGGAATTCAATAACTTGTCCTGGGACAAAATGCTACAGCCATGTAAAAAAACCAGAGGTAAAATGGTACAAG gaTGGTCATCAGATAAAACataggaaaaccagaaaaagcctAAAGCTTAAGCATAATGAAATCCGCTTGAATCCAACCTATGACAAAGATGCTGGAATATATGTGTGTGATTATGCTCTATATGACAACACTACCAAGTGGACAATGAGAACAACAGTTACAGTAGAAGTCATCG CAAAAAACACTATCCATCCACCCAACTTCTTGTATCCCAATGGTGTGGTGATCCTTGAAGCAGAGCTTG GAAAGCCACTTGAATTGGAATGCCGTGTGCAGTTTGGGTTTGAAAGATCTTCTCTGATGAGGGtaacatggaaaagaaacaacaaagaaaatataaacGAGAAATTGAATCAGGAAACAAG tgTTTATCCAGCAGGTTTAAAGGGGCACACACTTCTTCATGttgcaaaactgaaagaagttACTGAAAGGGACCTTGGAAGCAACTTCACGTGCTTTGCTGAGAATTCAGTGGGGAATGCCACAGCTGTGatccagctgaaaagaaagcagagag TGTTTCTCTTACATGTCCTGTGCAGTGTCATTTCTATTCTATTTGCATTACTTCTGTGCACTGCCTTTATTTACCAGCACTGGATTGAAATAGTGCTGATGTACCGAAGTTATCTGGTCCACAATGAAACTACAGGAG atggCAAAGAATTTGATGCATTTGTGTCCTATGCAAAACTAGACTCTTCTGAAAGTAACTCTACTTTAATTAGTGAAGCAAAATTTGCCCTGGAGCTTCTTCCAGATATGCTGGAAACTAAATATGGATACAAGTTATGCATTCTTGAAAGAGATATTCTTCCAGGAGGAG catACACAGATGAAGTTGTTACAGCTATTAAACAAAGCAGACGAGCAATAATTATTTTAAGCCCAGCCTATGTCAGTGGGCCAAGCATCTTTGAACTGCAGGCAGCGGTGAACTGTGCCTTGGAAGACAAAAAGATCAAACTGGTATTAATAAAGTTCCAGGCTTTCCAAGAGCCAGAGACTTTGCCTCCAGTAGTGAAGAAAGCTCTTCGGATATTACCAGTCATTACCTGGAagtcttctgtttctgctgctccaaACAAGTTCTGGAAATATATGCGTTACCACATGCCAGTGAAAAGTACCAAGATGTTGGGAAATTGGAGCCTAAAGGACTTTTGCCTAAGGTTATTCAGCCTGATATATCAATAG